A genomic region of Papaver somniferum cultivar HN1 chromosome 7, ASM357369v1, whole genome shotgun sequence contains the following coding sequences:
- the LOC113299904 gene encoding fructose-bisphosphate aldolase-lysine N-methyltransferase, chloroplastic-like yields MASSLFFSVSSSSPFLSSTIKPHFSQTTKHNLYLKTSPFTVKSISSPATNTPLPSVDNFWDWICNQGVISNKSSAGIKPGIVPEGLGLIAQRDISRNEVILEIPNKFWINPDLVASSEIGKFVGGLKPWVSVALFLLREKANKDSKWASYLQILPEKTDSTIFWSEEELSEIQGTQLLSTTLGVKEYVHREFLNVEREVILPNKHLFPSITSDDFFWAFGILRSRAFSRLRGQDLVLVPLADLINHSSSITTENVAWEIKGGGIFSRDVLFSLRTPVSVKSGEQIYIQYDAGKSNAELALDYGFVDSRPDRNAYTLTLGISDSDPFLGDKLDIAESNGLVGETAYFDIVLGQPLPPAMLPYLRLVALGGQDAFLLESVFRNAVWGHLELPISPTNEELICRVLRETCKTALSKYATTIEEDEKLLEGGNLSPRLAVALGIRLAEKKILQQIDEVIRNRELELDELEYYQERRLKDLGLVGDQEDIIFWEPK; encoded by the exons ATGGCTTCTTCGCTCTTCTTCTCTGTCTCTTCATCATCTCCCTTTCTCTCCTCCACAATAAAACCCCATTTCTCTCAAACAACTAAACACAACCTCTACTTAAAAACTTCACCTTTCACTGTAAAATCCATCTCATCACCGGCAACTAACACACCATTACCATCAGTTGATAACTTCTGGGATTGGATCTGCAATCAAGGTGTTATATCAAACAAGTCATCAGCAGGTATAAAACCAGGAATCGTACCTGAAGGACTTGGTTTAATTGCCCAGAGAGATATATCAAGAAATGAAGTGATTTTAGAAATACCCAACAAATTTTGGATTAATCCAGATTTAGTAGCTTCTTCAGAAATTGGGAAATTTGTTGGTGGATTAAAACCTTGGGTTTCTGTTGCTTTATTTCTTCTTAGGGAGAAAGCCAATAAGGATTCTAAATGGGCTAGTTACCTTCAAATTCTTCCAGAGAAAACTGATTCTACCATATTTTG GTCAGAAGAGGAGCTTTCTGAAATTCAAG GTACTCAACTATTGAGCACAACCTTGGGTGTGAAAGAATATGTGCACAGAGAATTTCTCAATGTCGAACGAGAAGTTATACTTCCCAACAAGCACCTTTTTCCTTCAATTACATCAGACGACTTCTTTTGGGCATTTGGTATACTCAGATCAAGAGCATTTTCACGCCTTCGTGGTCAAGATCTTGTTCTAGTCCCTCTAGCCGACTTG ATCAACCACAGTTCTAGCATAACTACGGAGAATGTTGCTTGGGAAATCAAAGGAGGAGGTATCTTCTCCAGGGATGTCTTGTTTTCCTTGAGGACTCCTGTTTCTGTAAAGTCTGGTGAGCAG ATATATATCCAATATGATGCAGGGAAGAGTAATGCTGAGTTGGCATTAGATTATGGCTTTGTCGACTCAAGGCCAGATCGCAATGCATATACTCTGACGTTAGGGATTTCTGACTCAGACCCATTTCTCGGTGACAAACTGGACATTGCCGAGTCTAATGGTCTTGTGGGTGAAACTGCATACTTCGATATCGTCTTAGGCCAGCCCCTTCCACCAGCAATGCTTCCTTACCTGCGTTTGGTAGCTCTTGGTGGTCAAGATGCATTTCTCTTGGAATCTGTATTCAGAAACGCCGTATGGGGCCATCTTGAATTGCCCATCAGCCCTACCAATGAAGAGCTAATATGCCGAGTTCTGAGAGAAACCTGCAAAACCGCACTCTCCAAATATGCAACCACCATCGAAGAG GATGAGAAGCTACTTGAGGGAGGGAATTTGAGTCCAAGGCTTGCAGTAGCACTGGGAATAAGACTTGCGGAGAAGAAGATTTTACAACAAATCGATGAGGTCATCAGAAACAGAGAATTAGAACTAGATGAGCTTGAATACTACCAGGAAAGAAGACTTAAAGATCTAGGCTTGGTTGGTGACCAAGAAGATATCATATTTTGGGAACCCAAGTAG